A genomic stretch from Candidatus Poribacteria bacterium includes:
- a CDS encoding class I SAM-dependent methyltransferase, with translation MEKENEVETGEWNRLVKDAYNSLEFLVTMHYLREYLPETGKVLDAGGGPGRYALELCRAGYDVVLLDIDPTYTAFAEEKIKSEPESVANRWVASVVGDIRDLSRFNTNDFDAVLCLGGPLTYISDETERTQATSELVRVAKPGGIVCIAVVGYLAMLRTVLSRVSEELITPRYWELIREGRGNNIVGDTLWHFFRASELQQLAESCGLTTLEMVGCEGLSTGLPEATNAVAEDPTKWERWVELVLETATEPAIVDMAAHILYIGRVD, from the coding sequence ATGGAAAAAGAAAATGAAGTTGAAACTGGCGAATGGAATCGACTTGTGAAAGATGCTTACAACTCACTGGAATTTTTGGTCACGATGCATTACCTTCGGGAATACCTTCCTGAAACAGGTAAGGTTTTAGATGCTGGTGGCGGACCAGGGCGTTACGCGCTCGAACTTTGTCGGGCAGGTTATGATGTTGTGCTTTTGGATATTGACCCAACATACACGGCTTTTGCTGAAGAAAAAATCAAGTCGGAACCGGAATCCGTTGCAAACCGATGGGTCGCGTCGGTCGTTGGAGATATACGCGACCTTTCACGTTTTAACACGAATGACTTTGACGCAGTGCTATGTCTCGGCGGTCCGTTAACATATATCAGTGATGAAACCGAGCGAACCCAAGCAACTTCTGAATTGGTTCGGGTCGCCAAACCTGGTGGGATTGTCTGCATCGCCGTTGTGGGATACCTCGCAATGTTGCGGACGGTTCTCAGTCGAGTCAGTGAGGAACTGATAACGCCCCGGTACTGGGAGTTAATACGGGAAGGAAGAGGAAATAATATTGTTGGCGATACGCTGTGGCATTTTTTTCGGGCTTCTGAACTTCAACAACTCGCTGAATCGTGTGGATTGACGACACTGGAGATGGTGGGCTGTGAGGGACTTTCAACGGGGTTACCCGAAGCTACCAACGCGGTGGCGGAGGATCCAACAAAGTGGGAACGTTGGGTCGAGTTAGTCTTGGAAACAGCGACGGAGCCCGCTATCGTGGATATGGCTGCGCACATTTTGTACATTGGACGGGTTGACTAA
- a CDS encoding GNAT family N-acetyltransferase — protein MSIHQTDIELMKMQVEVLFTQDENGCLQHINEPTGAAEPAPRFFFGYTNEGSICKFRHNLPDHVVTQLKEVAAAEPLPMNPQKIPKNRRQFEDILQSHAPIERVWVGPAYRFPEHIAPPTNVIHLLSSKDARLLKGDLADIRPELNSPHPCLAIIEDSQVVSICRSVRASARAHEAGVETLAGYRRRGHATSVVAAWALAVRTLNLIPLYSTSWANIASQGVARRLGLVQYGVDYHVT, from the coding sequence ATGAGTATTCATCAAACCGATATTGAACTCATGAAAATGCAAGTTGAAGTGCTATTCACGCAGGACGAGAATGGGTGTCTTCAACATATCAACGAACCTACCGGTGCTGCAGAACCAGCACCTCGTTTCTTCTTTGGATACACCAACGAAGGTTCAATATGTAAGTTCCGGCACAATCTTCCCGACCACGTAGTTACACAACTCAAAGAAGTTGCCGCTGCTGAACCGCTGCCCATGAATCCGCAGAAGATTCCAAAGAACCGTAGGCAATTCGAGGATATTCTTCAAAGTCACGCACCGATTGAACGGGTCTGGGTTGGGCCCGCCTATCGCTTTCCTGAACACATTGCCCCACCGACAAATGTTATCCACTTATTATCAAGTAAAGATGCAAGACTTCTAAAGGGAGATTTAGCCGACATAAGGCCGGAATTAAATAGTCCGCACCCGTGTTTAGCAATCATAGAGGATTCGCAGGTAGTGTCAATTTGCCGAAGTGTCCGTGCCTCGGCACGCGCCCATGAAGCAGGCGTTGAGACTCTGGCTGGTTATCGGCGGCGTGGGCATGCAACATCGGTTGTCGCAGCGTGGGCTTTGGCTGTTCGTACCTTAAACCTTATTCCGCTCTACAGCACTTCGTGGGCCAATATCGCTTCTCAAGGTGTAGCACGGCGATTGGGCTTGGTGCAGTATGGTGTGGATTATCACGTGACATGA
- a CDS encoding Gfo/Idh/MocA family oxidoreductase — protein sequence MKTYRAAVIGCSRMGAFIDNEVPDYEAIKLPYSHAAGFFAEERTDLVACADLRPEVMEHFGNRYNVPKANQYTDYREMLEKEQPDIVSVATQPEHRAEIVVYAAEHGVKAIYAEKAMAASMDEAAAMVSAVEQNNVAFNLGTNRRWHTGFDKMKEIIDSGEIGKLRTLIIYSNGTLFNSASHHFDLILRLNSDAPASWITGYLPQGDSVFDGNALRADPSGGGTIQFENGVTAHALLTPRGSEWEAICDRGTVTCWNNGWQWHLRKQQDVPGWRNCQVPETFPEFERTSSTANLIKDLVHALDTGEPTRGGVRCAYASTELIFGIIESHLHNGARVELPLTDSKVRLQRNPTARQPRVE from the coding sequence ATGAAAACGTATCGTGCCGCTGTTATTGGTTGTAGCCGGATGGGGGCATTTATTGACAACGAAGTCCCCGATTACGAAGCGATTAAGTTGCCGTATTCCCACGCTGCAGGCTTTTTTGCCGAAGAACGAACCGACCTTGTCGCATGTGCCGATCTGCGCCCCGAAGTCATGGAACATTTCGGAAACCGATACAATGTCCCAAAAGCGAATCAGTATACCGATTATCGTGAGATGCTGGAAAAAGAACAGCCCGATATCGTCAGCGTTGCCACACAACCAGAGCATCGCGCAGAAATTGTTGTTTACGCAGCAGAACACGGTGTGAAAGCCATTTATGCGGAAAAGGCGATGGCGGCTTCTATGGACGAGGCAGCAGCAATGGTGTCTGCGGTAGAACAAAACAATGTCGCCTTTAACCTCGGTACAAATCGCCGGTGGCATACAGGCTTTGACAAGATGAAAGAGATTATTGACAGTGGCGAAATTGGTAAACTACGCACCTTGATTATCTATTCAAACGGTACACTTTTCAACTCAGCCAGCCATCACTTTGACTTAATTTTACGTTTGAATAGCGACGCGCCTGCGAGTTGGATCACAGGCTATCTGCCACAAGGCGATTCGGTTTTTGATGGGAATGCGCTGCGAGCCGATCCGTCCGGTGGAGGAACAATCCAGTTTGAAAATGGTGTGACGGCACACGCACTACTAACGCCACGGGGTAGTGAATGGGAAGCGATTTGTGATAGAGGAACGGTTACCTGCTGGAACAACGGTTGGCAGTGGCATCTCCGCAAACAACAAGATGTACCCGGGTGGCGGAACTGTCAGGTTCCCGAAACTTTTCCTGAATTTGAACGGACCAGTAGCACAGCAAATTTGATTAAAGACCTCGTTCACGCATTAGATACTGGAGAACCGACCCGAGGCGGTGTTCGGTGCGCGTATGCCAGCACTGAACTGATTTTTGGTATCATTGAATCACATCTACACAATGGCGCGCGTGTTGAACTCCCGCTGACAGACTCAAAAGTTCGTTTACAAAGAAATCCAACTGCCAGACAACCACGGGTTGAGTAA
- the rsgA gene encoding ribosome small subunit-dependent GTPase A encodes MAMSVYAGTTLSEAQKIITGDYAAFDWRECVTYRRVYIGMNPAIRDAENALDNDTDKPVVVALLLKSEKMLVKDRVRRLSAIKGARIIPDEELLKRTGYLFDNEKLVGLPEGIVTRASNGVYIVQCDTDQYQCSLRGKRDAFSTNQQVYVGDRVKIQVIDETHGTIAAVMRRKSEYKRKGTQSKGVIRIPNLDGLVIVSSVKEPPIWQRMLDKFLVIAEASGIEPLICFNKIDMLKDRAEVDSITAVYERIGYRTILTSATTGAGIEDLKAWMKGKISALTGLSGVGKSSLLNAIQPGLKLKTNAVNPRRGGRHTTVSTQLYNLDFGGFIADTPGLRELHFWDIESRLMDRYFPEINSLRERCVKGACTHVHEEGCAVQAALKTGDISEFRYQSYCEFQEYKR; translated from the coding sequence ATGGCAATGTCCGTTTACGCAGGTACAACTTTAAGTGAAGCACAAAAGATTATCACGGGCGATTACGCGGCTTTTGATTGGCGGGAGTGTGTTACCTATCGCCGGGTTTATATTGGTATGAACCCAGCGATTCGGGATGCTGAGAATGCACTCGACAACGACACGGATAAACCCGTCGTTGTTGCTTTGCTGCTCAAATCAGAGAAGATGCTTGTCAAAGATCGGGTCAGGCGTCTCAGCGCGATCAAAGGCGCACGCATTATACCGGACGAAGAGCTTCTCAAACGGACGGGTTACCTCTTCGATAATGAAAAGTTGGTTGGACTTCCCGAAGGTATTGTGACGCGAGCAAGCAACGGTGTTTACATTGTGCAGTGCGATACAGATCAATATCAATGTTCGCTGCGCGGAAAACGGGATGCATTTAGCACAAATCAACAGGTTTATGTTGGGGACCGCGTCAAAATTCAGGTGATTGATGAAACCCATGGTACGATTGCAGCCGTCATGCGGCGCAAAAGCGAATATAAACGCAAAGGAACACAATCTAAAGGGGTTATTCGCATTCCAAATCTCGATGGATTGGTTATTGTTTCTTCTGTAAAAGAACCTCCAATCTGGCAGCGAATGCTGGACAAATTCCTTGTTATTGCCGAAGCGTCGGGGATTGAGCCACTTATCTGTTTCAATAAAATTGATATGCTTAAAGACCGAGCGGAAGTGGATTCGATAACCGCAGTCTACGAGAGAATCGGGTATCGAACAATCCTTACAAGTGCAACGACTGGCGCGGGAATAGAGGATTTGAAAGCGTGGATGAAAGGAAAGATTTCGGCACTCACTGGATTATCGGGGGTCGGGAAATCTTCGCTTTTGAATGCTATTCAACCCGGTTTGAAATTGAAGACGAACGCGGTGAACCCGAGACGAGGCGGAAGACACACGACCGTTTCAACCCAACTTTACAATTTGGATTTCGGCGGTTTTATCGCCGATACACCGGGGCTTCGCGAGTTGCACTTTTGGGACATCGAATCTCGTTTAATGGACCGCTATTTCCCAGAAATAAATTCACTCCGAGAACGTTGCGTCAAAGGTGCCTGCACGCATGTTCATGAGGAAGGTTGTGCGGTGCAGGCTGCCCTGAAAACAGGAGACATCTCAGAGTTTCGGTATCAGAGTTACTGTGAATTTCAAGAGTATAAGAGATGA
- a CDS encoding phytanoyl-CoA dioxygenase family protein codes for MRIQLTDEEQADGKMCAANLDLAVRLLREVGAVILENAVPLALVREAQTAYFEIVRQGKERKARHVVKMPFLHHQFITNPFSLQVIEAAMGKKIALFRCGIHNIPPDVDGKQVEKAPHRDGNHLFPELPCVLPVTGIYVDIPLVDFLEENGATKIWPGSHLIMDSPPEDVRYLGERSKHLPALQAVMPIGSLILRDMRLWHVGMPNKTGTHRPMLDIGYGRVLPHTGERLRVPQEIKQHWSQAAKKLLRTG; via the coding sequence ATGCGAATTCAGCTGACGGATGAAGAGCAAGCAGACGGAAAAATGTGTGCTGCGAATCTCGATTTGGCGGTTCGGTTACTCCGAGAGGTCGGTGCTGTTATCCTTGAGAACGCTGTGCCGCTTGCGCTTGTCAGGGAGGCACAGACCGCCTATTTCGAGATTGTTCGACAGGGAAAGGAACGGAAAGCGCGGCATGTCGTCAAGATGCCGTTTCTCCATCACCAATTTATCACCAATCCGTTCTCGCTTCAAGTGATTGAGGCTGCTATGGGCAAGAAGATCGCACTATTCCGTTGCGGAATTCATAATATACCGCCAGATGTAGATGGCAAGCAAGTGGAAAAAGCACCGCATCGTGACGGCAATCACCTGTTTCCTGAATTGCCGTGTGTGCTACCGGTTACGGGTATTTATGTTGATATTCCGTTAGTTGATTTCTTAGAGGAGAATGGTGCTACAAAAATCTGGCCCGGCTCGCATCTGATTATGGATTCTCCACCTGAGGATGTTCGGTATCTCGGTGAACGGAGTAAGCACTTACCCGCGCTACAAGCGGTCATGCCTATAGGTTCTCTCATCCTTCGTGATATGCGATTGTGGCATGTCGGCATGCCGAATAAGACCGGCACCCACCGACCCATGCTGGACATCGGCTATGGACGTGTCCTGCCCCATACCGGTGAACGCCTTCGGGTGCCTCAAGAGATTAAGCAGCACTGGTCCCAAGCAGCCAAGAAACTTCTCAGAACTGGCTAA
- a CDS encoding HAD family hydrolase: MVRYKVIIFDLFETLVSEFDAGHPSIIEVAQTLQLPVEDFQQEYVKHRPARTTGQLDYATSLRYIVGKLDGKSPESTIKTLAERRQSAFTAHLRCIEPEILDMLNEITTSDIRIGLISNTDGSEVLDWQSSPLSGFFEVTIFSHAVRMVKPDPRIYQHACKNLDVAPSDCVFIGDGNSDELRGAAQVGMSPFCAAWFLRQHTDLLGEDIVIQRAAGYPVLTHPSELADRV; this comes from the coding sequence TTGGTTAGATATAAGGTAATCATCTTCGATTTATTTGAAACGCTCGTCTCAGAATTCGACGCGGGTCACCCTTCAATCATTGAAGTCGCGCAGACCTTACAGTTGCCTGTAGAGGACTTTCAGCAAGAATATGTGAAGCATCGACCGGCACGAACTACGGGACAATTAGACTATGCAACGTCTCTCCGTTATATCGTTGGGAAGCTTGATGGAAAATCTCCTGAAAGTACGATTAAGACACTCGCTGAACGCCGCCAATCTGCTTTTACCGCACATCTGCGTTGTATAGAGCCCGAAATCCTTGATATGCTCAATGAAATTACCACTTCAGATATTAGGATCGGTCTCATCAGTAATACCGATGGTTCTGAAGTCTTAGATTGGCAAAGTAGTCCTTTGTCCGGCTTCTTTGAGGTGACCATATTTTCCCATGCGGTCAGGATGGTCAAGCCTGACCCTCGCATCTATCAACATGCATGTAAAAATTTGGACGTTGCGCCTTCAGACTGCGTATTCATAGGGGACGGCAATAGCGACGAACTTCGAGGCGCAGCCCAAGTTGGGATGTCCCCATTTTGTGCCGCGTGGTTCCTCCGTCAGCATACAGACTTGCTCGGAGAGGATATTGTGATCCAGCGAGCGGCAGGCTATCCAGTATTGACCCATCCATCAGAGTTGGCGGATCGGGTGTGA
- a CDS encoding ankyrin repeat domain-containing protein, which produces MNQKRIERWRTEFETADAETVRQMLAEAPELVNVKVNRTSPLFTASIKIKDLDKVKALVEAGADVNNSDLGTHWPSSDYEINRYLISQGTEVNQPSYLGFHGVGVTNFDSFLLMVENGLDPNFAWPYNGETVLHVQSRHDDDTHLAQAYILIKSGADVNAQALSGLDEEPIMDNEHFVEYGKETPLHFAARLGNLRMVRLLLDHGADPSLKTVSRMYRPKQFTEWTDEVTSLVWPLREFKRVVFQPYEGETPLDMALREGNEEIVNTLKR; this is translated from the coding sequence ATGAACCAAAAACGCATTGAACGCTGGCGGACAGAATTTGAAACAGCAGATGCAGAGACAGTTCGACAAATGCTTGCTGAAGCACCGGAACTCGTAAACGTAAAAGTGAATCGAACATCACCGCTTTTTACTGCAAGCATTAAGATCAAAGATCTCGATAAAGTCAAGGCACTTGTAGAGGCAGGTGCCGATGTAAACAATAGTGACCTCGGTACGCATTGGCCAAGCTCTGATTATGAAATTAACCGGTATCTCATCAGTCAGGGAACCGAGGTCAATCAACCCTCCTATCTTGGGTTTCACGGCGTTGGTGTCACTAACTTCGATTCCTTTCTGCTCATGGTGGAAAACGGATTGGATCCGAATTTCGCATGGCCCTACAACGGCGAAACCGTACTCCATGTGCAATCCCGGCACGATGACGATACGCATCTTGCACAAGCCTATATCCTGATTAAATCAGGCGCGGATGTCAATGCACAGGCACTGAGCGGACTTGATGAAGAACCCATCATGGATAACGAGCATTTCGTTGAATACGGTAAGGAAACACCGCTACATTTCGCCGCCCGGTTGGGCAATTTACGGATGGTTCGGTTATTGTTAGACCACGGTGCCGACCCATCGCTGAAAACAGTCAGTCGAATGTATCGTCCCAAACAGTTCACCGAATGGACAGATGAGGTCACATCACTGGTCTGGCCCCTACGTGAATTCAAGAGGGTTGTGTTTCAACCCTATGAGGGAGAGACACCTCTCGACATGGCATTGCGTGAGGGCAACGAAGAAATTGTCAACACACTCAAGCGATAA
- a CDS encoding phytanoyl-CoA dioxygenase family protein, which translates to MKLTPQEVEQFRQVGYLNIEKRLIDDKHLAVLREHYDALFAQKRHTIGEGLRNLAVVGDSESDEDADRDEEMLQIMEMWRLDEEYRKLLYHEPLLDIAESLIGPDIQLFHDQALYKPAYHGGEVYWHQDNAYWQCDPPNLVSIWIALDDADEENGCMNVIPGSYLEGLAAHGRAQSEKGKLPALLEVNADVNRAIPVPVKAGCGMVHHCMTLHQTDPNRSSRDRRAMVLHYMQSGTRNRDGEVMKDNPLLRGKLA; encoded by the coding sequence ATGAAACTTACACCACAAGAGGTCGAACAATTCAGACAGGTAGGCTATCTCAACATAGAAAAACGACTCATTGATGACAAACACCTTGCCGTGCTACGTGAACATTACGACGCACTCTTTGCACAGAAACGCCACACAATCGGTGAGGGGTTGCGTAACCTCGCAGTCGTCGGGGACTCGGAAAGCGATGAAGACGCTGATCGTGACGAAGAAATGTTACAGATCATGGAGATGTGGCGTTTGGATGAGGAATATCGGAAACTGCTCTACCACGAACCGTTGTTAGACATCGCCGAGAGTTTGATCGGTCCCGATATCCAGTTATTCCACGATCAGGCTCTCTACAAACCCGCCTATCACGGGGGTGAAGTCTATTGGCATCAGGACAATGCGTATTGGCAATGCGACCCGCCGAATCTTGTGAGCATCTGGATAGCACTCGACGATGCCGACGAAGAGAACGGTTGTATGAACGTTATCCCCGGCAGTTACTTGGAAGGATTAGCGGCACACGGACGCGCACAGTCAGAGAAAGGTAAGTTGCCAGCGTTGTTGGAGGTGAATGCTGATGTGAATCGTGCTATACCCGTGCCAGTTAAAGCTGGATGTGGGATGGTGCATCACTGCATGACACTCCACCAGACGGATCCGAACCGCTCATCCCGAGACCGCCGAGCGATGGTCCTTCATTACATGCAATCGGGTACGCGGAATCGCGATGGCGAAGTGATGAAAGACAACCCACTGCTACGCGGTAAGTTGGCGTAG
- a CDS encoding VOC family protein: protein MRSKPYTMLMPILKVKDLDAEVAFYLSLGFELSYDDEDFKAIQYGDDIEFGLGRKSDVNVEVVSQHFTWQIAVNSVQEILDICGEKNLEIVQGLKKYTYDFGDVCTIIVRSPNGYNVVFEGDL, encoded by the coding sequence ATGAGAAGCAAACCTTACACGATGCTGATGCCAATTTTGAAAGTGAAAGACTTGGATGCTGAAGTAGCATTTTATTTATCGTTGGGATTTGAACTCTCTTACGATGATGAAGACTTCAAGGCAATACAGTATGGGGATGATATTGAGTTTGGGCTTGGTCGCAAAAGCGATGTCAACGTTGAAGTCGTCTCTCAACACTTTACTTGGCAGATTGCCGTAAACAGTGTCCAAGAAATTTTAGATATTTGTGGTGAGAAAAATCTTGAGATAGTGCAAGGTCTAAAAAAGTACACCTACGATTTTGGTGATGTCTGTACAATTATAGTGAGGTCCCCTAATGGATATAATGTTGTTTTTGAGGGTGACTTGTAA
- a CDS encoding CehA/McbA family metallohydrolase: MQRMTNRYSTPLRKGSNRHFHFLCIGCLLLITFTSVGFTAELDLVREVEFQPLVSATQRLIEALDYLGSPLSEGDLSAIEEALVSEDHQQAIADIQKVLDLYCLVGVNINPESRVKVKEGPVNKELMQQGWRTFLVKVHNEAGVTAPLAAESANAAPLYKRSTGSPDPETTVPKSDIPHRFLDIEVYTNPPLKASLSGLELEYRIVQLYSRDAGKREATLSFNVGQGTQDLGFRSEVPILFDCVTAVAVTLEVLDFDGKPTTAGFIIRDALNRVYPSRGRRLAPDFFFHNQIYRHSGESVLLPPGNYTVEYTRGPEYKIKTQTITVPNAETHQETFHLERWIHIAAEGWRSGDHHVHAAGCSHYESPTEGVTPEDMMRHILGEDLNVGCVLSWGPCWYYQKQFFDGKVHELSTDDYVMRYDVEVSGFPSSHAGHLSILRLTEDDYNGVERIEEWPSWDLPVLQWAKEQGAVTGFSHSGWGLKVDGDELPNYNMPPFDGIGANEYIVDVVHDAVDFISTVDTPAIWELSIWYHTLNCGFRTRISGETDFPCIYGERVGLGRIYVKMPPGPLNFDAWVDGLKDGRSYVGDGKSHLLNFTVGGVPVGEKSPTGEISQLDLEEPGTVTVTARIAARLNETPNLEIKNRPLEQQPYWDVERARIAESQKVPVELIVNGQSVETQEVVANGEVVPVQFEASIDRSSWVALRIFPSSHTNPVFVIVDGKPIRASRRSAQWCLEAVEVCWNAKVDRIREEERDAAREAYNVASQTYQKILGESDVD, from the coding sequence ATGCAACGAATGACAAATCGATATAGCACTCCGCTAAGAAAAGGATCCAACAGACATTTTCATTTCCTATGTATCGGCTGCCTATTGCTCATCACTTTCACTTCAGTCGGGTTCACTGCTGAACTGGACCTCGTCCGTGAAGTAGAATTTCAACCGCTCGTGTCAGCAACCCAACGGCTCATTGAAGCACTCGATTATCTCGGTTCACCCCTATCTGAAGGCGACCTCTCAGCAATCGAGGAAGCCTTGGTCTCCGAGGATCACCAACAAGCAATTGCTGACATTCAGAAGGTGCTTGACCTATATTGTCTGGTCGGTGTCAACATCAATCCTGAGAGCCGTGTGAAGGTTAAGGAAGGTCCGGTAAATAAGGAGCTGATGCAGCAGGGGTGGCGGACTTTTTTGGTGAAAGTTCACAACGAGGCTGGCGTGACGGCACCCTTAGCCGCAGAAAGCGCGAATGCCGCACCCCTTTATAAACGTTCTACCGGCAGTCCTGATCCGGAGACAACCGTGCCGAAAAGCGATATTCCACATCGTTTTTTGGATATTGAAGTCTATACCAATCCACCTTTGAAAGCGAGTCTTTCGGGATTAGAACTGGAGTATCGTATCGTTCAACTCTACAGTCGCGATGCGGGAAAGCGAGAAGCGACCCTTAGTTTCAACGTTGGTCAAGGGACACAGGACCTCGGCTTCCGAAGCGAAGTACCTATCCTATTCGACTGTGTAACAGCGGTGGCGGTAACCTTGGAAGTGTTGGACTTCGACGGGAAACCAACAACAGCGGGTTTTATCATTCGCGACGCATTAAATCGGGTGTATCCGTCACGTGGACGCAGACTTGCACCCGATTTCTTCTTTCACAATCAAATTTATCGGCACAGTGGTGAATCTGTTCTCCTACCACCCGGTAACTATACCGTTGAATACACACGCGGACCCGAATATAAGATAAAGACCCAAACCATTACCGTTCCGAATGCCGAGACGCATCAAGAAACCTTTCATCTGGAAAGATGGATCCATATAGCAGCAGAGGGTTGGCGTTCCGGCGACCATCACGTACACGCCGCTGGGTGTTCACACTATGAAAGTCCGACGGAGGGGGTTACGCCTGAGGACATGATGCGCCATATTCTCGGTGAAGACCTTAATGTAGGGTGTGTACTCTCTTGGGGACCGTGCTGGTATTACCAAAAGCAGTTTTTTGATGGCAAGGTTCACGAACTCTCGACCGACGACTATGTGATGCGCTACGATGTGGAGGTTTCAGGATTCCCGTCCTCGCACGCCGGACATCTCTCCATACTCCGACTCACTGAGGACGACTACAACGGTGTTGAACGCATAGAGGAGTGGCCGAGTTGGGATCTGCCTGTCCTCCAGTGGGCAAAGGAACAGGGCGCGGTGACAGGCTTCAGTCACAGTGGTTGGGGCTTAAAAGTGGATGGAGACGAACTCCCTAATTACAACATGCCGCCTTTTGATGGTATCGGTGCGAACGAGTACATCGTGGATGTCGTTCATGATGCTGTCGATTTCATCTCTACGGTAGACACACCGGCTATTTGGGAACTGAGTATCTGGTATCACACTCTCAATTGTGGTTTCCGCACGAGAATCAGCGGCGAGACGGATTTTCCTTGCATTTACGGTGAACGCGTTGGGTTGGGTCGTATCTATGTAAAAATGCCCCCCGGTCCTCTTAATTTCGATGCATGGGTAGACGGATTGAAGGATGGTCGCTCCTACGTCGGGGATGGCAAAAGTCATCTGTTGAACTTCACTGTTGGCGGTGTACCCGTGGGAGAAAAATCGCCAACCGGAGAGATTAGCCAGTTGGATTTGGAAGAGCCCGGCACGGTAACTGTCACTGCACGTATTGCTGCACGCCTTAACGAGACACCGAATCTTGAGATAAAGAATCGTCCATTGGAACAGCAACCCTATTGGGACGTGGAACGCGCTCGCATTGCGGAAAGCCAGAAGGTGCCTGTTGAACTCATCGTCAACGGGCAATCGGTTGAGACGCAAGAAGTCGTGGCTAATGGTGAAGTCGTTCCCGTTCAATTTGAGGCATCCATTGACAGGTCGAGTTGGGTTGCACTACGCATCTTCCCGTCGTCTCATACGAATCCGGTTTTTGTTATTGTGGACGGCAAACCAATCCGTGCAAGTCGCAGGAGTGCACAGTGGTGCTTGGAGGCTGTAGAAGTCTGCTGGAACGCAAAGGTTGACCGTATTCGAGAGGAGGAACGCGATGCCGCCCGCGAGGCGTATAACGTAGCATCGCAGACCTATCAGAAGATTCTTGGAGAATCCGATGTGGATTGA
- a CDS encoding GNAT family N-acetyltransferase, producing MNIVSIDPDKRSLLIPLFANYLPQCIFVNSVLEGHSGIALADSKTNPRVAQLTHPGWAILGGDVTHPIAQKLVQQLSEMWVIPTSEVWRELIFQVHGHHLKQMQGITFSSESLNLRHLQNLQKRILLDYHIEQVDIPLATRLKNEGLSSFPGFSSSADFAERGIGFCATIEGRIVSHAVSLMQCREGIHIGIETHPDFRNKGFATAVGATLLVHCLEQGIYPHWSASCENAPSIHLAEKLGYVRDEAYEALGVPIKTS from the coding sequence GTGAACATTGTATCAATTGACCCAGATAAACGAAGTTTACTTATTCCGCTCTTTGCCAATTATCTTCCGCAGTGCATCTTTGTCAACAGCGTTCTTGAAGGGCATAGTGGTATTGCGCTTGCGGATTCAAAAACAAATCCACGGGTTGCCCAGTTAACGCATCCCGGTTGGGCGATACTCGGCGGCGATGTGACACATCCGATAGCGCAAAAATTGGTCCAACAATTATCAGAAATGTGGGTTATTCCTACCTCAGAGGTATGGCGTGAGTTGATATTTCAAGTCCATGGTCATCATCTCAAACAAATGCAAGGCATTACATTTTCTTCGGAATCACTCAATCTCAGACATCTGCAGAACCTCCAAAAACGAATCCTTCTTGATTACCACATTGAACAAGTTGACATCCCCTTGGCGACCCGACTGAAAAATGAAGGGCTTTCCAGTTTCCCAGGTTTCAGTTCATCGGCTGATTTTGCTGAACGGGGAATCGGCTTCTGTGCAACAATCGAGGGGCGCATTGTTAGTCACGCTGTCTCATTGATGCAATGTCGCGAAGGGATTCATATTGGGATTGAAACGCATCCTGACTTTCGCAACAAGGGATTCGCGACGGCTGTCGGTGCTACATTGCTTGTACACTGCTTGGAGCAAGGCATTTATCCGCATTGGTCTGCCAGTTGTGAGAATGCCCCTTCTATTCATTTGGCTGAGAAACTCGGATACGTCCGCGATGAGGCGTATGAGGCACTCGGTGTGCCTATAAAAACTTCGTAA